A single window of Gemmatimonadota bacterium DNA harbors:
- a CDS encoding patatin-like phospholipase family protein, which produces MTLHSVVPDSRSPVVLRAALALIALLPSALSAQRALPPPEHRAPVALTISGGKSLGSYQAGVNWGLIQGMKHSVEAGHGAHARPYELLAVTGASAGNINALISAVEWCDQGRLAPPEESLFFKIWVRTGWEQLLTPAPYRLRSTEHRSVLHRDFFERHFEEIDRALEGADAAPCDVPIGITLTKQVRGTIALGALDIPTQRFVSIVRLVSVEEAGRRRLAFALPESSLLADSAIGKRVWPTLPGSSRPAVVSPAAVAGGGGSGRETAAVVPSKLAYQLSAASSAFPLAFEPERLDVVDPERAAAGCEVSTELGCRASANYLDGGLFDNSPLDLALHLFDHRRPVKPLTAADTLARVVYIEAGEYRGHLRSVRARDAEAERFGTAAALQMVSQAIPAARKYELHALARSLRADPGSAQAGWLRVTDRSFPIVGEHLAGFAAFLGRPFREFDFYVGVYDALHFIVADLCPDEHDRDALKRAAAEPCEGQRLRELIEDDGLRLGPYAPAVLSELYAVEFPDEPRPRVSWPEGDDGRSLILQRLIDANRRVLDGVDQGCSGRGTIERLVCSGGFDEILRALREDDAVMDVIDDWAEREACDRDAWMTAQVEGCLADYTFRELVRNPPLFMSRTAEQVLRQMWRVEAGLAAEDESNTAEVVQLIELWFRSAWGKYQDAWDTDPSTIPDGETFWNWLFHLAPNQLAVAAGTKGGDIWGLRPTYHLGPRWALVAPLSLTFNRPVENPDERWRLHGGFGLLRKSESLLLSGYQLTADVLRAPRWRIEDAPDRTVWGTSLTAYLFAGKVTTTVRWMPGNDSELYSGDDVAVILGLADFNGLLYWISRGLF; this is translated from the coding sequence ATGACCCTGCATTCCGTCGTTCCCGACTCCCGTTCCCCGGTCGTCCTGCGCGCGGCGCTGGCCCTGATCGCGCTGTTGCCGTCGGCGCTGTCCGCCCAGCGCGCGTTGCCGCCCCCGGAGCATCGCGCTCCGGTCGCGCTCACCATCAGCGGTGGCAAGAGCCTGGGTTCCTATCAGGCCGGCGTGAACTGGGGTCTGATCCAGGGAATGAAGCACTCGGTGGAGGCGGGGCACGGGGCGCATGCACGTCCCTATGAGCTGCTCGCCGTCACCGGCGCGTCCGCCGGCAACATCAACGCCCTGATCTCGGCCGTGGAGTGGTGTGACCAGGGCCGGTTGGCACCCCCCGAGGAGAGCCTGTTCTTCAAGATCTGGGTGCGGACCGGTTGGGAACAGCTCCTGACGCCGGCGCCGTATCGGCTGCGGAGCACGGAGCATCGTTCGGTGCTGCATCGCGACTTCTTCGAGCGTCACTTCGAAGAGATCGACCGTGCGCTGGAGGGCGCCGACGCGGCGCCTTGTGACGTTCCGATCGGCATCACGTTGACCAAGCAGGTGCGTGGCACCATCGCGCTCGGGGCCCTGGATATCCCCACGCAACGCTTCGTGTCCATCGTCCGGTTGGTGAGCGTCGAGGAAGCCGGTCGACGGCGGCTGGCCTTCGCGCTGCCGGAGTCGTCCCTGCTCGCCGACTCCGCCATCGGCAAGCGCGTGTGGCCCACGCTGCCCGGGAGCAGCCGTCCGGCCGTGGTCTCCCCGGCGGCGGTAGCGGGTGGGGGCGGCTCGGGGCGCGAAACAGCGGCCGTCGTCCCTTCCAAGCTCGCCTACCAGCTCAGCGCCGCATCCAGCGCGTTCCCGCTCGCGTTCGAGCCCGAGCGGCTGGACGTGGTCGATCCCGAACGGGCTGCGGCGGGCTGCGAGGTTTCCACGGAGCTGGGGTGTCGCGCGAGCGCCAACTACCTGGACGGCGGTCTGTTCGACAACAGCCCGCTCGATCTCGCGTTGCACCTCTTCGACCATCGCCGGCCGGTCAAGCCCCTGACGGCCGCGGACACCCTGGCGCGGGTCGTCTACATCGAGGCCGGTGAATACCGCGGGCACCTTCGCTCCGTCCGGGCCCGCGACGCCGAGGCGGAGCGCTTCGGGACCGCGGCCGCGCTGCAGATGGTGAGTCAGGCCATTCCCGCGGCCCGCAAGTACGAGCTGCACGCGCTCGCGCGGAGCTTGCGGGCCGACCCCGGAAGCGCCCAGGCGGGCTGGTTGCGGGTGACGGATCGGTCGTTCCCGATCGTCGGCGAGCATCTGGCGGGGTTCGCGGCCTTCCTGGGAAGACCCTTCCGTGAGTTCGACTTCTACGTGGGCGTCTATGACGCGCTGCACTTCATCGTCGCCGATCTGTGTCCGGACGAGCACGATCGGGACGCCCTGAAGCGAGCCGCCGCCGAGCCCTGCGAAGGCCAGCGGCTGCGGGAGCTGATCGAGGACGACGGGTTGCGGTTGGGGCCGTACGCTCCCGCCGTCTTGTCGGAGCTCTACGCGGTCGAGTTCCCCGACGAGCCGCGCCCGCGCGTCTCGTGGCCGGAGGGGGACGATGGACGCTCGCTCATCCTCCAGCGCCTGATCGACGCGAATCGGCGCGTCCTCGACGGCGTGGATCAGGGCTGCTCCGGCCGCGGCACCATCGAACGGCTCGTCTGTAGCGGTGGGTTCGACGAGATCCTGCGGGCGCTGCGGGAGGATGATGCGGTCATGGACGTCATCGACGACTGGGCGGAGCGCGAGGCGTGTGATCGCGACGCCTGGATGACCGCCCAGGTGGAGGGCTGCCTGGCCGACTACACGTTCCGCGAGCTCGTGCGAAATCCTCCGCTCTTCATGAGCCGCACCGCCGAGCAGGTCCTGCGCCAGATGTGGCGCGTGGAGGCGGGGCTCGCAGCCGAGGACGAGAGCAACACGGCCGAGGTGGTGCAGCTGATCGAGCTGTGGTTCCGGTCGGCCTGGGGGAAGTATCAGGACGCGTGGGACACCGATCCCTCCACGATCCCCGATGGCGAGACGTTCTGGAACTGGCTCTTCCACCTGGCGCCGAACCAGTTGGCCGTGGCGGCGGGCACCAAGGGCGGCGACATCTGGGGGCTGCGGCCCACCTATCACCTGGGTCCCCGCTGGGCGCTCGTGGCCCCCCTGTCCCTGACGTTCAACCGACCCGTGGAGAACCCCGACGAGCGCTGGCGCCTGCACGGCGGGTTCGGGCTGCTGCGCAAGAGCGAAAGCCTGCTCCTGAGCGGCTATCAGCTCACCGCGGACGTGCTCCGGGCCCCGCGGTGGCGCATCGAGGACGCGCCCGACCGCACAGTGTGGGGGACGAGCCTGACCGCCTACCTCTTCGCGGGCAAGGTCACCACGACCGTGCGCTGGATGCCCGGCAACGACTCCGAGCTGTATAGCGGAGACGACGTGGCGGTGATCCTGGGCCTGGCGGACTTCAACGGACTTCTCTACTGGATCAGTCGCGGCCTGTTCTGA
- a CDS encoding N-formylglutamate amidohydrolase, protein MSTRRGQVWILTCEHGGNEVPPGWAQHFVGAEDVLASHRGWDPGALALLRHLAPLADATFHATVTRLLVDLNRSERHPRVFSEFTRGLPSSMRTELLDRYWRPYRDQVADAVAAALVEHETVLHLGVHTFTPVLDGEVRDVDIGVLYDPQRPVERDWCRAWAAALAEGGPLRVRLNRPYRGAADGLTTAFRRRFGPRYLGVELEVNQALLVRGRWDARVPALLEETLSALRPR, encoded by the coding sequence ATGTCGACCCGTCGGGGTCAGGTCTGGATCCTCACGTGTGAGCACGGCGGCAACGAGGTTCCGCCAGGGTGGGCGCAGCACTTCGTCGGCGCCGAGGATGTGCTCGCCAGCCACCGCGGCTGGGACCCGGGCGCGCTCGCGCTCCTCCGGCACCTCGCTCCGCTCGCCGACGCCACGTTCCACGCCACGGTCACCCGACTGCTCGTCGATCTCAACCGGTCGGAGCGTCACCCCAGGGTGTTCTCGGAGTTCACACGCGGTCTTCCGTCCTCCATGCGCACCGAGCTGCTCGATCGGTACTGGCGTCCCTACCGCGACCAGGTGGCCGACGCCGTCGCGGCTGCGCTCGTCGAGCACGAGACCGTCCTGCATCTGGGCGTGCACACCTTCACGCCCGTGCTGGACGGCGAGGTGCGCGACGTGGACATCGGCGTCCTCTACGATCCGCAGCGGCCGGTCGAGCGCGATTGGTGCCGGGCGTGGGCCGCCGCGCTGGCGGAGGGCGGGCCGCTGCGCGTCCGGCTCAACCGCCCGTATCGGGGGGCCGCCGACGGCCTCACCACCGCCTTCCGCCGCCGCTTCGGCCCGCGGTACCTGGGGGTGGAGCTGGAGGTCAATCAGGCGCTGCTGGTGCGCGGCCGTTGGGACGCCCGCGTCCCGGCGCTCCTCGAGGAGACGCTGTCCGCGCTCCGGCCGCGCTGA
- a CDS encoding glutamate-cysteine ligase family protein, with translation MASDRRLGLFEGFGVELEYMVVDRDSLAVRPIVDELIERVTGDITSDVERGDLEWSNELVSHVLELKTAGPAPTLDGLAARFHAEVQAIDGFLEPLGARLLGGGAHPFMDPARETRLWPHDYNEVYALYDRVFGCSGHGWSNLQSAHLNLPFRDDEEFGRLHAAVRVVLPLLPGLAASTPILDGRDQGLKDARLDAYRRNQARVPSLAGAIIPERVFTQRDYERVVFDPIVRDMRPHDREGVLDRHFLNSRGAIARFDRGSIEIRLLDLQECPSADLAILTLVVGVVRALVEGRWVGDAHLRELDEHRLAAVLDRAIAEGEDALVQDTALLHVLGWRRGDVRLGRLWGHLADACADALGGATGEVVERLLAAGTLSTRILRALGEDWDRAALRTIYHHLANALLEDRLFLPDGTDD, from the coding sequence GTGGCGTCTGATCGCCGGCTCGGGCTGTTCGAGGGCTTCGGCGTCGAGCTGGAGTACATGGTGGTGGACCGCGACTCCCTGGCGGTCCGGCCGATCGTGGACGAGCTGATCGAGCGCGTCACCGGGGACATCACGTCGGACGTGGAGCGCGGTGACCTGGAGTGGTCGAACGAGCTGGTCAGCCACGTCCTCGAGCTCAAGACCGCAGGACCGGCCCCGACGCTGGACGGCCTCGCGGCGCGCTTCCACGCGGAGGTGCAGGCCATCGACGGCTTCCTGGAGCCGCTCGGGGCCCGGCTGTTGGGCGGGGGCGCGCACCCGTTCATGGATCCGGCGCGCGAGACGCGGCTCTGGCCGCACGACTACAACGAGGTGTACGCGCTGTACGACCGGGTGTTCGGGTGCAGCGGCCATGGATGGTCCAACCTGCAGAGCGCGCACCTGAACCTGCCGTTCCGCGACGACGAGGAGTTCGGCCGACTGCACGCTGCCGTCCGGGTGGTGCTTCCCCTGCTCCCCGGTCTGGCGGCGTCCACGCCCATCCTCGATGGTCGCGACCAGGGCCTCAAGGACGCCCGCCTCGACGCGTACCGCCGCAACCAGGCGCGCGTGCCGTCGCTTGCCGGCGCCATCATCCCCGAACGCGTCTTCACGCAGCGCGACTACGAGCGGGTCGTCTTCGATCCCATCGTCCGGGACATGCGCCCGCACGACCGGGAAGGAGTCCTGGACCGGCACTTCCTCAACTCGCGCGGCGCGATCGCGCGCTTCGATCGGGGCAGCATCGAGATCCGACTGCTGGACCTGCAGGAATGCCCCTCCGCGGACCTCGCCATCCTCACCCTGGTGGTCGGGGTGGTCAGGGCTCTGGTGGAGGGCCGCTGGGTCGGGGACGCGCACCTGCGCGAGCTGGATGAGCACCGGCTGGCCGCCGTGCTGGACCGTGCCATCGCCGAGGGCGAGGACGCCCTGGTCCAGGACACGGCGCTCCTGCACGTGCTGGGGTGGCGTCGGGGGGACGTGCGCCTCGGTCGGCTCTGGGGGCATCTCGCCGATGCGTGCGCCGACGCGCTGGGGGGGGCCACCGGCGAGGTCGTGGAGCGGCTCCTGGCCGCGGGCACGCTCTCCACCCGGATCCTGCGCGCGCTGGGCGAGGACTGGGACCGTGCTGCGCTGCGGACCATCTACCATCACCTGGCCAACGCGCTCCTGGAGGACCGCCTCTTCCTGCCGGACGGGACCGACGACTGA
- a CDS encoding RimK family protein has product MKKIVVVANPKLWTIDAPGCEVVAARDYLLRPELGNRSTRVFNLCREYRYGSQGYYVSLLAEARGQRVMPSVKTIQDLKTPAVTRILTEELDDLVRRSLRELTGTDFELDVYFGETPRKEHERLALELHRLFPAPFFRARFERDGKWELRNVRILAFGDIEEADVEYARKATARYLGRRRYHSPRTNRFVYDLAILHDPEEKAPPSDRAALNRFVSAGEALGFSTELITREDSDRIGEFDALLIRATTEVDHYTYRFARRAQSEGMPVIDDPDSILRCTNKVYLAEALHAAGVPTPRTLIVHKENQEQVLATIGLPCVLKVPDGSFSLGVTRAEDAAGLVRDLERMLTESELVIAQAYTPTPFDWRVGVLDGQPLFVCRYFMASGHWQIYNWKSQSKRDVEGDWETLPVEAAPVPVVNTALRAAALMGDGLYGVDLKEVDGQPMVIEVNDNPNVDHGVEDQVLGDELYRRVVATLRDRFERKFQLRGV; this is encoded by the coding sequence GTGAAGAAGATCGTCGTCGTCGCCAATCCCAAGTTGTGGACCATCGATGCACCGGGCTGCGAGGTGGTCGCGGCCCGCGACTACCTGCTCCGTCCCGAGCTCGGCAACCGCAGCACGCGGGTGTTCAACCTCTGTCGCGAGTACCGCTACGGCTCGCAGGGCTACTATGTATCGCTCCTGGCCGAGGCGCGCGGGCAGCGGGTGATGCCCAGCGTCAAGACCATCCAGGACCTGAAGACCCCGGCGGTGACGCGGATCCTCACGGAGGAGCTGGACGACCTCGTCCGTCGCTCGCTGCGGGAGCTCACCGGGACGGATTTCGAGCTGGACGTCTATTTCGGGGAGACACCCCGGAAGGAGCACGAGCGTCTGGCGCTGGAGCTGCACCGCCTCTTTCCCGCTCCCTTCTTCCGCGCCCGCTTCGAGCGCGACGGCAAGTGGGAGCTGCGCAACGTACGCATCCTGGCCTTCGGCGACATCGAAGAAGCGGACGTGGAGTACGCCCGCAAGGCGACGGCCCGCTATCTGGGACGTCGCCGCTACCACAGCCCGCGCACGAACCGCTTCGTGTACGACCTCGCCATCCTCCACGATCCGGAGGAGAAGGCCCCCCCTTCCGATCGCGCCGCCCTGAACCGCTTCGTCTCCGCGGGCGAGGCGCTGGGCTTCAGCACCGAGCTGATCACCCGCGAGGACTCGGACCGGATCGGCGAGTTCGACGCGCTGCTCATCCGGGCCACGACGGAGGTGGACCACTACACCTACCGCTTCGCCCGTCGGGCCCAGTCCGAGGGCATGCCCGTCATCGACGACCCCGATTCCATCCTGCGTTGCACCAACAAGGTGTACCTGGCGGAGGCGCTGCACGCGGCCGGCGTGCCCACGCCGCGGACCCTCATCGTGCACAAGGAGAACCAGGAGCAGGTGCTGGCCACCATCGGGCTGCCCTGTGTGCTCAAGGTGCCCGACGGGTCGTTCTCGCTGGGCGTGACGCGGGCCGAAGACGCCGCGGGTCTGGTTCGAGATCTCGAGCGCATGCTCACGGAGTCGGAGCTCGTTATCGCGCAGGCCTACACGCCGACGCCGTTCGACTGGCGTGTCGGGGTGCTGGACGGCCAACCCTTGTTCGTGTGCCGGTACTTCATGGCCTCGGGGCACTGGCAGATCTACAACTGGAAGAGCCAGAGCAAGCGCGACGTGGAAGGGGATTGGGAGACCCTGCCGGTCGAGGCCGCCCCGGTTCCCGTGGTGAACACCGCGCTGCGCGCGGCCGCCCTGATGGGCGACGGTCTGTACGGCGTGGACCTCAAGGAGGTGGACGGTCAGCCCATGGTGATCGAGGTGAACGACAACCCCAACGTGGACCACGGCGTGGAGGATCAGGTGCTCGGGGACGAGCTGTATCGTCGGGTCGTGGCCACCCTGCGGGACCGCTTCGAGCGGAAGTTCCAGCTCCGTGGCGTCTGA
- a CDS encoding peptidase-C39 like family protein: MTAPSPVRVPILAQPDDYSCGPTSLHAVYTFHGLDLDLPRLIADVRTLKEGGTLAVFLGLDALARGFDVRLYSYNLRVFDPSWDGLPPEALLEKLRAQLVAKRKRRLRESTKAYVRFLEAGGELRFHALSVRRIQEYFDAGLPVLCGLSSTYLYGTPREVEAEDGRMLYDDVRGTPQGHFVVLCGTSIGRILIADPYQANPISGDHYYEVDPDHLVRAILLGVVTYDGNLMIVAPKGGLPASPPRGPFVRGVTDPPGPS; this comes from the coding sequence ATGACCGCTCCCTCCCCCGTCCGGGTGCCCATCCTGGCGCAACCGGACGACTACTCCTGCGGGCCGACCAGCCTGCACGCGGTCTACACCTTCCACGGACTCGATCTCGACCTCCCCCGCCTCATCGCCGACGTCCGCACCCTGAAGGAGGGCGGTACGCTGGCCGTCTTCCTGGGCCTGGACGCCCTGGCCCGCGGGTTCGACGTCCGACTCTACTCCTACAACCTCCGCGTCTTCGACCCCTCCTGGGACGGCTTGCCGCCCGAGGCGTTGCTCGAGAAGCTGCGCGCCCAGCTCGTGGCCAAGCGCAAGCGCCGTCTGCGCGAGAGCACGAAGGCCTACGTCCGCTTCCTGGAGGCCGGAGGCGAGCTGCGCTTCCACGCCCTGAGCGTGCGGCGCATCCAGGAGTACTTCGACGCCGGCCTGCCGGTGCTGTGCGGGCTGAGCTCGACCTATCTGTACGGCACGCCGCGCGAGGTCGAGGCAGAGGATGGCCGGATGTTGTACGACGACGTCCGCGGCACGCCCCAGGGTCACTTCGTGGTGCTGTGTGGCACCAGCATCGGTCGCATCCTGATCGCCGATCCCTATCAGGCCAATCCGATCTCCGGGGACCACTACTACGAGGTCGACCCCGATCACCTCGTGCGCGCCATCCTCCTGGGCGTCGTCACCTATGATGGGAACCTCATGATCGTCGCCCCCAAGGGTGGGCTGCCCGCCTCTCCGCCGCGCGGGCCCTTCGTGCGCGGCGTCACCGATCCGCCGGGACCGTCGTGA
- a CDS encoding sigma-54 dependent transcriptional regulator, protein MIARILVFTRTPALTQRLTGILESNAGDRVVTETRGLRQVWSSLKRESFDLLVSTTSDLPHPVAETVRAIRAAPDAPEVVLLTQEEDAEERIRLTAAGALDVLWRNLPDRALRGAFDALIRRRRAHVQRSAEGDDQEFRFGDFASSSPAMDELLSLAERVARSDASLLVLGETGVGKEWLAHAIHTESARADGPFVAVNCSALPDTLLESELFGHVEGAFTGAVRARRGYFELAHEGTLFLDEIGDMPLALQAKLLRALQERRIQPLGSERSIPVDVRIMAATNRNLEEAMEAGEFRPDLYFRLGVVTLTVPPLRERREDIPELVNAYCERFSDQFGRDLAGTDPAAMEALERYAWPGNVRELINVMERAVLLAPGPMLSLPDLPAQITGALPPEMRGPEPPRLESLVRQPLSEARDRVVSWLESAYLERLLSETRGRVGVAAERAGLSPRTLYNKMQEYGLDKADFRG, encoded by the coding sequence ATGATCGCACGCATCCTTGTCTTCACGCGCACGCCGGCGCTCACCCAGCGACTCACCGGCATCCTGGAGAGCAACGCCGGAGATCGCGTCGTCACCGAGACCCGCGGACTCCGACAGGTGTGGTCGAGCCTCAAGCGCGAGTCGTTCGATCTGCTCGTGTCGACGACCTCCGACCTTCCGCATCCGGTGGCGGAGACGGTGCGCGCCATCCGCGCTGCACCCGACGCACCGGAGGTCGTGCTCCTGACCCAGGAGGAGGACGCCGAAGAGCGCATCCGGCTCACGGCCGCCGGGGCTCTGGACGTGTTGTGGCGGAATCTGCCCGATCGCGCGCTGCGGGGCGCATTCGACGCCCTCATCCGTCGGCGGCGGGCGCACGTGCAACGCAGTGCCGAAGGGGATGATCAGGAGTTCCGCTTCGGTGACTTCGCCTCGTCCAGCCCGGCCATGGACGAGCTCCTCAGCCTGGCGGAGCGGGTGGCGCGCTCCGACGCGTCGTTGCTGGTTCTGGGGGAGACCGGCGTGGGCAAGGAGTGGCTGGCCCACGCCATCCACACGGAGAGCGCCCGCGCCGACGGTCCATTCGTGGCCGTCAATTGCTCGGCCCTTCCCGACACGCTGCTGGAGAGCGAGCTCTTCGGTCACGTGGAGGGCGCGTTCACCGGCGCCGTGCGCGCGCGCCGGGGCTACTTCGAGCTGGCGCACGAGGGCACGCTCTTCCTGGACGAGATCGGCGACATGCCCCTGGCGCTCCAGGCCAAGCTGCTGCGGGCCCTCCAGGAGCGCCGGATCCAGCCCCTCGGCAGCGAGCGCTCCATTCCCGTCGACGTCCGCATCATGGCGGCCACCAACCGCAACCTCGAGGAGGCCATGGAGGCCGGCGAGTTCCGACCGGATCTCTATTTCCGTCTCGGGGTGGTGACGTTGACGGTGCCGCCGCTGCGGGAACGGCGCGAGGACATCCCGGAGCTGGTGAACGCATACTGCGAGCGCTTCTCCGATCAGTTCGGACGCGACCTCGCCGGAACGGACCCGGCGGCCATGGAAGCGCTCGAGCGCTATGCCTGGCCGGGAAACGTCCGCGAGCTGATCAACGTGATGGAGCGGGCCGTCCTGCTGGCTCCCGGTCCGATGCTGTCCCTGCCGGACCTGCCGGCCCAGATCACCGGCGCGCTACCGCCGGAGATGCGCGGGCCGGAGCCGCCGCGCCTGGAGAGCCTGGTGCGCCAGCCGTTGAGTGAGGCACGCGACCGGGTGGTCTCGTGGTTGGAGAGCGCCTACCTCGAACGCCTGCTCAGCGAGACCCGCGGGCGCGTGGGGGTCGCGGCCGAGCGGGCGGGACTGAGCCCCCGCACGCTCTACAACAAGATGCAGGAGTACGGGCTCGACAAGGCCGACTTCCGCGGGTAG
- a CDS encoding biosynthetic peptidoglycan transglycosylase — MPGHLRLALAALLVVALLSPYPELLRWARPGTTSLMQQRLREAREEGTALELQRTWVDLDSVDATLIRAVLIAEDQRFYGHGGVDWEALAEELHYTGHGAWQWWDVQDWAGVLGAVRYYRDHADDVRGRSTITQQLAKNLYFGTDRSISRKARELIVAKRLEWFLPKDRILELYLNVVELGPGIFGVEAAAQAYFDRSAADLTRAQAASLAATLPHPLTSNPAHRPGRMRWRRDLILGRLARGEGPVPEP; from the coding sequence GTGCCCGGCCACCTCCGCCTGGCGCTCGCCGCTCTTCTCGTGGTGGCGCTCCTCTCCCCGTATCCCGAGCTGCTGCGCTGGGCCCGCCCGGGGACCACGTCGCTCATGCAGCAACGTCTACGCGAGGCGCGGGAAGAAGGGACCGCGCTGGAGCTCCAGCGCACATGGGTCGACCTCGACTCCGTGGATGCCACCCTGATCCGGGCGGTGTTGATCGCGGAGGACCAGCGCTTCTACGGGCATGGGGGCGTGGACTGGGAGGCGCTGGCCGAGGAGCTGCACTACACGGGCCACGGAGCCTGGCAATGGTGGGACGTCCAGGACTGGGCAGGGGTGCTGGGCGCGGTCCGCTACTACCGGGACCACGCGGACGACGTGCGCGGACGGAGTACCATCACGCAGCAGTTGGCCAAGAACCTCTATTTCGGCACCGACCGCTCCATCTCGCGCAAGGCTCGCGAGCTGATCGTCGCCAAGCGCCTGGAGTGGTTCCTTCCCAAGGACCGGATCCTCGAGCTCTATCTGAACGTCGTGGAGCTCGGGCCGGGCATCTTCGGGGTCGAGGCCGCCGCTCAGGCGTACTTCGACCGCAGCGCCGCCGACCTCACGCGCGCACAGGCCGCGTCCCTGGCGGCCACACTGCCTCATCCGTTGACGTCGAATCCGGCGCACCGCCCGGGGCGGATGCGGTGGCGGCGGGACCTGATCCTCGGACGATTGGCGCGCGGCGAGGGTCCCGTACCGGAACCGTGA